From the genome of Desulfuromonas acetoxidans DSM 684:
GCCTGTTTCGGGCAGCGTTTTTTTTTGCCTTAAACGTCGGAAAGTGGCATAATTCCTCTTTTGCAATGTTTCCCGAGAGACTCCAAATTTACACGTTATTTTCACGACGAAAGTTTTAAGATTATCATGACTTATGAGCAATCTCCTTTAGGTCGTCTCATTCCGTCTACAGATCAATCTCTGTCGACAGTGGACACATCGACCTTGCGTGAGGCACTAATGCGACTTGCCACGCCGGTCTGCATGACCAACGAGGGGGTAACCACTCAAGGTACGGTGTGTTTCGACCCTCAGTCCACTCAGGGCACCCCTTTAACCGGATTGGCCCTGCCCCTGCCACTTGAGCGGTGTGGCGATGCCGTTTTTTGTGCTGCCCATGGCCTGCGCTACCCGATGGTCGGTGGTTCCATGGCCAAAGGGATCAGTTCCGCTGCCATGGTGATTGAACTCGGCCAACATGGCATGCTCGGTTTCTTTGGTTCTGCGGGCCTGCCACTTGAAACCGTGGATGCTACCATTACCCAGTTACAGCAAGCGCTTCCTGAAGGGCCGTTCGGGGTCAACCTGATCCACAGCCCCAATGAACCAGATCTGGAAAATGCTCTGGTTGATCTGTATCTGAAACGCAACGTGCACCTCATTGAAGCCTCGGCGTTTTTATCTCTTAGTCCGGCTGTCGTGCGCTATCGTCTTCACGGCATTCACCGTGATGGCCAGGGAAATATTGTCACACCGAACCGAATTATTGCCAAGGTGTCCCGAGAGGAAGTTGCACGCCATTTCCTGTCGCCACCGCCACAGAAAATACTCGACGAACTGGTTGCTCAACATGTCATCACTGCCGAACAGGCTGCGCTGGCACGTCAGATCCCCATGGCCGAAGACGTGACGGCCGAAGCGGACTCCGGCGGTCATACCGACAACCGTCCAGCGTTGTCGTTATTCCCGACCATCTGTGCCCTACGCGATACGCTCCATCAGGAGTTCGGTTATGCAACCAAACCACGTGTTGGTCTGGGCGGCGGCATTGCGACGCCGACTTCTGCCGCAGCAGCCATTGCCATGGGCGCAGCTTATCTGGTCACCGGAACCGTTAACCAGGCATGCTGCGAATCCGGCACATCTGACATTGTTCGCCAGATGCTGGCCGAAGCCCGTCAGGCAGACATTGCCATGGCTCCAGCCGCAGATATGTTTGAGATGGGTGTTGATGTGCAGGTATTGAAACGGGGCACCATGTTTTCGATGCGTGCAGCCAAACTGTATGAACTGTACAAACGTTATGCCAGCCTCGACCAATTGCCGGTTGACGAACGCGACAAACTTGAAAAAACTTTTTTCCGGGCGTCGCTCAACGA
Proteins encoded in this window:
- a CDS encoding PfaD family polyunsaturated fatty acid/polyketide biosynthesis protein; amino-acid sequence: MTYEQSPLGRLIPSTDQSLSTVDTSTLREALMRLATPVCMTNEGVTTQGTVCFDPQSTQGTPLTGLALPLPLERCGDAVFCAAHGLRYPMVGGSMAKGISSAAMVIELGQHGMLGFFGSAGLPLETVDATITQLQQALPEGPFGVNLIHSPNEPDLENALVDLYLKRNVHLIEASAFLSLSPAVVRYRLHGIHRDGQGNIVTPNRIIAKVSREEVARHFLSPPPQKILDELVAQHVITAEQAALARQIPMAEDVTAEADSGGHTDNRPALSLFPTICALRDTLHQEFGYATKPRVGLGGGIATPTSAAAAIAMGAAYLVTGTVNQACCESGTSDIVRQMLAEARQADIAMAPAADMFEMGVDVQVLKRGTMFSMRAAKLYELYKRYASLDQLPVDERDKLEKTFFRASLNDVWNSTREFFLKRDPRQVQRAEQDPKHLMALVFRSYLGQATHWANDGDTSRRMDFQIWCGPSMGAFNEWVRGSFLEQPHQRRVVCVNLNILFGAAVLTRANTLRRQGVVLNEADVLTTPLTTEQIKECLRD